The Pongo pygmaeus isolate AG05252 chromosome 20, NHGRI_mPonPyg2-v2.0_pri, whole genome shotgun sequence sequence GCCAGCTACTGAGACAGGAAGCTCAAAGGAGCACGCAGCGGGGCCGGCAGATCTGTGACATCATGCTGCAGGGACTCCTGGTGCCTGCGGTAGGAGCTCATGGGAGGGGTTAGGGAGGAAGGGGTACCTTGGGACAACCACCCACCAGGAGGTCTCACGGGACCCAGAAGATTGCAACTTCCCATGTGGCCATTGCCTTGCTGCACTGAAccttcatttccttatctgtgaaaagGGGAGATCCCATCAAAAGGCCGTAGGGGTccggcccagtggctcatgcctgtaatcccagcactttgggaggccaaggcaggtgggtcacctgaggtcgggagttcgagaccagcctgaccaacatggagaaatcccatctctactaaaaatacaaaattagctgggcgtggtggcgcatacctgtaattccagctactcaggaggctgaggcaggagaatcacttgaacccaggaggcagaggttgtggtgagctgagatcatgccattgcactactcctgcctgggcaacaagagcaaaaccccgtctaaaaaaaaaaaaaaaaaaaatcactcactcACTAGGGAAGCTCTCGCTGTTTGGTGAAATGGAGGGTGCCCCGTTCATGAATTGCAAATAAAGGTCAatttgagctaaaaaaaaaaaaaaatcactcaaggacaggcacagtggctcatgcctgtattcccaacactttgggaggccaaggtctgagcactgcttgagcccaggagtttgagaccagactgggcaacatagcaagccctgtctcttaaaaaaaaataaatttatttatttattttgagatggagtttcactcttgttgtccaggctggagtgcaatggcgtgatctcggctcactgcaacctccacctccctggttcaagcgattctcctgcctcagcctcccaagtagctaggattataggcacacaccaccatgccctgctaatttctgtatttttagtagaaacagggtttcaccatgttgcccaggctggtcttgaactcctgacatcaggtgattcacccgcctcggcctcctaaagtgctgggattacaggcatgagccgctgtgcctggacTAAATTAtccattaactcatttatttattgacacgagtcttactctgttaccccaggctggacagcaatggcatgatttcggctcactgtaacttctgcctgccgggtttaagtgattctcatgcctcagcctcttgagtagctgggactacatgcgtgcaccaccatgtccaactaatttttgtatttttagtagagatggggtttccccatattgcccaagctgctctcgaactcctgacgtcaagtgatccacccgccttggcctcccaaagtgctaggatgacaggtgtgagccactgcgcctggtcagaacaataaatttttgtttgtttgtttgtttgtttgagacggagtctcactgtgtcgcccaggctggagtgcagtggcccaatcttggctcactgcaagctccaccttccaggttcacaccattctcctgcctcagccttctgagtagctgggactacaggcgcccgccaccatgcccggctaacttttttgtatttttagtggagatgaggtttcaccatgttagccaggatggtctcgatctcctgactttgtgatccgcctgccttggcctctcaaagtgctgggactgcgcctggcccaaaacaatacattttaaaaagttagctggtaCTGCAGGAAAAAggcatataataaaaatgaaccaagaaaaattttaaaaagaaaaaatttagctgggcatggtggcatgaatctatagttccagctacctggaggctgaagtgagaggattccttgagcccaggaagtcgaggctgcagtgagccgtgactgcaccactgctctccagccgggaagacagagcaagaccctgtctcaaccaggcgcggtggctcatacctgtaatcctagcactttagaggccaagatgggtggatcacgaggtcaggagttcgagaccagcctggccaacgtggtgaaacctcttctctactaaaaatacagaaattatccgggcgtggtggtaggcgcctataatcccagctactcgggaggctgaggcaggagaatcgcttgaacctgggaggtgaaggttgtggtgagctgagatcgtgctactacaccccagcctgggcgatagacccagactcagtcaaaaaaaaaaaaaaggccaggtgcagtggctcatgcctgtaatcccaacactttaggaggccaaggcgggtgaatcacttgaggtcaggagttcaagaccagcctggccaacatggtgaaaccccatttctactaaaagtacaaacaaaaaaaaaatcaaaattagctgggcatggtggcatgcacctgtaatccccagctactcgggaggctgaggcaggagaattgcttggacccgggaggtggaggttgcagtgtgttgagctcacaccattgcactccagcctgggcaacagagtgagactctgtctcaagaaaaaaaaattggctaggtgtggtggctcatgcctgtactcccagcactttgggaggccggatcacctgaggccaggagttcgagaccagcctggccaacatatagtgaaaccctgtctctactaaaaaatacaaaaattagctgggcatgatggtgcacacctgcaatcccagctacttgggaagctgaggaaagagaatcgcttcaaccccggacgcggaggttgcagtgagctgagattgcgccactgcactccagcctgggcaacagagtgagactccatctctttaaaaaacaaaaacaaacaaaaagaaatcactcAACAGAATTAGCtagtatttatttcctttgtcacccCGTGAAGCCACTTCCTCACCCGAAAAATGAAGGGGACCCCAGTACCTGCTTCATAACATGGTGATGATTAAGGTACAAGCCCAGCACTGGCATGCCTACTTTTCGGaagcaggtttttgttttgttttgttttgttttgttttgttttgctttgtgtgaggagtctcactctgttacccaggctggagtgccatggcaacatcttggctcactgcagcctctgcctcccgggttcaagtgatttttgtgccttagcttctcgagtagctgggattacaggcgtgcaccaccacgcctggctaatttttgtatttttagtggagacagggtttcaccatgttggccggctggtctcaaactcctgacctcaggtgatccgcccgcctcagcctctcagagtgctaggattacaggcatgagccactgcgcccagcctagtttttggatttttagtagagacagggtttcaccatgttgaccaggctggtcttgaactcctgacctcaggtggtccatctacttcggcctcccaaagtgttgggattagaggcgtgagccaccgcaccgagtGAACAAGCAGTTTCTTTAGAGCATTGTAGCAGACTCAGAATCCAGGGCGCCAAGCAGGGCATAGTCACCCTGTCTTCACCTAAAGTCCAGATGGAGGAATAGAACTTGACAGGGAGAGCCGCCTTAGAAACTGATCTCCCAAGGGTGACTTGGTGGGGAAAGAAGGGCTCCCAGGTGCTGAATTcaccccttcccttcccagggCATCATCCCGGATATGGTCAGTGACAACATGTTGTCCTGCCTGGAGAGCTGGGGCTTCCTAATCGATGGCTTTCCCCGGGAGCTGAAGCAGGCCATGGAGTTTGAGTGCATCGTGAGTGGCCCTgaagtgtgggtgtgggtgtgtgcgtgtctgtgtgcatgtgtggaggTGTGAGGCCATCCCTCTCCGCCACCTTGGATAAGGCTGCACAGACTAGAGATAAGAAAGGCTGAGATACAAGGAGAGAGGAGATGCTGAGAGGGAAATggagttttttttgttatttatttatttatttatttattttttaggcagagtctccttctgttgcccaggctggagtgcaatggtacaatcttggatcaccacaacctctgcctcctgagtagctaggactacagtaggcacccgccaccacgcatggctaatttttgtatttttagtagagatggtgtttcatcatgttggccacactggtcttgaactcctgacctcaagtgattcgcctgccttggcctcctaaagtactgagattacaggcgtgagccagcacgtcggcctgtttttttttgggtggtgaggacagggtctcactctgttgcccagtctggaatgctgtggtgcgatcatagctcactgcagcagcgTTGacctcctcccacttcagctcccCAAgtacctaatttctttttttttttttttttttaagacagtctttctctgttgcccaggctggagtgcaatggcgtgatctcggctcactgcaacctctgcctgccgggttcaagtgattctcctgccttagccccctgagtagttgggattacaggtgcctgccaccacagccggctaattttttttttttttttttttttttgtatttttagtagagacaggagtttctccatgttggccaggctggtctcgaactcctgaactcaggtgatccacccacctcggcctcccaaagtgctgggattataggcatgagccaccgtgcccagccaagtaccttttttgttcatttgtttgtttgtagacaTAGGTTtcctctatgttgctcaggctggtttctaactcctggcctcaagcagtctccccacttcaacctcccaatgTACCAGGAGTACTGGCATGAGACCCTGCAcctgcctgggaaacagagtgttCTATTATCAAGGGAAAGTCAGGGTGTTGGAAGTTTCTAGAACCCAGATGAGGAGCTAGGGAGCTCTCTGAGGACAGGGAGGAAGTCATTTTAGTATCTTCCTGCCCAGTTCCTGGCATGTGGTGAGTGAAACATTTGCCCACTGAATAGCGTGTGGGTTTAGCATCCTCCCTAGGCCATAGAGAGGGATTCGTGTTGTTCATTCATCTGTTTATGCAACCACCTGTCCCCGAAGTGTTCTTAGAGAAAGCCCTGCCCTTGCGGCTGGGGATACAGAGTTTACAAGATGCCGACATCAGAGTGGGAAAGAGAGGCACGGAGTCATgcaaaacaaagacatttctgggctgagcgcagtggctcacgcctgtaatcccagcactctgggaggccgaggtgggtggatcacctgaggtcgggagtttgagaccagcctggcgaacatggtgaaaccccctctccactaaaaatacaaaaaaaaattagccaggcatggtggtgcgcgcctgtaatcccagctacttgggaggctgaggtacgaggatcgcttgaacccgggaggtggaggttgcagtgagctgaga is a genomic window containing:
- the LOC129020778 gene encoding adenylate kinase isoenzyme 1-like isoform X3 is translated as MGLCKSKLPEMGRALRPQEKDILKSPLIIFVMGGPGCGKGTQCKNMATKYGFCHVWLGQLLRQEAQRSTQRGRQICDIMLQGLLVPAGIIPDMVSDNMLSCLESWGFLIDGFPRELKQAMEFECIVSGPEVWVWVCACLCACVEV
- the LOC129020778 gene encoding adenylate kinase isoenzyme 1-like isoform X2 codes for the protein MEVVARRNWDRQGFSKQRKQQGRNILKSPLIIFVMGGPGCGKGTQCKNMATKYGFCHVWLGQLLRQEAQRSTQRGRQICDIMLQGLLVPAGIIPDMVSDNMLSCLESWGFLIDGFPRELKQAMEFECIVSGPEVWVWVCACLCACVEV
- the LOC129020778 gene encoding adenylate kinase isoenzyme 1-like isoform X5, which produces MGLCKSKLPEMGRALRPQEKDILKSPLIIFVMGGPGCGKGTQCKNMATKYGFCHVWLGQLLRQEAQRSTQRGRQICDIMLQGLLVPAGIIPDMVSDNMLSCLESWGFLIDGFPRELKQAMEFECIVGRAASVIIV